The window TGATAGAAATAATTCCAAGGCATAGTTCGGTACTGACCTTGTAGTTGAGGTTATAAACTTATAATACTGTTCACTCGATAATCATGCCATAATTTCCCAATTTTCCGAGGTTTTCGTTTTATTATGTGATCTTGGATATGCgataaccttttctttttttttggggggggtgggggggtggggggatcTTTTTAACGTTGCAAGTGATTTTCTTGTCGCTTAAGTGAAgtttgaaccattgttttttccttgtttgaatGGCAGTTTGGGTTGCCATAGAAGATTTTAAAGAACTTAAAACAGTTGTCTCGATAAAAAGATTGGTATTTTCGGCTACTTTGATGTCCATGTGAAGTTTTCTTTTCCAGGGTATCTTTTTATCTCTGTTTTGCTTTGTGCTTTTTCTGCCATTTCTTCCCGcccttttgtttcttgtttcctAAGCTATGTGTCACGTCTTGTTCTACTTGCAGTTTATTCTGCTACGGTCTTTGAAAGTTGCATGATCATCATTATGTGGCACATCTTGTTCTACTTGCAGTTTATTCTGCAACGGTCTTTGAAAATTGCTTGATCATCATTCTGGGAATTGTGAGTGGAAGATAATATATGCGAAGCTTTTGGAGGAGATATATTTATTGTGGGAGTGTAACTTTTGTCATTTTAGCCGGAGGAGATATATTTATTGTGGGAGTGTAACTTTTGTCATTTTAGCCGAGTAAATGTCGTTCCGTAGCATAGTCCGTGATGTAAAGGATAGTTTTGGGAGTTTATCCAGGCGGAGTTTTGAGGTCAGGCTTTCGGGTCATCATAGGGGAAAATCCCAGGGTTCAGTCCATGAATTGCATGACCAGCCTGTTGTAATCCAGCATAGTCGTTGGGCTACCCTTCCTCCAGAACTGCTCCGTGATGTGATTAAGAGGTTGGAGGCAAGTGAGAGCACCTGGCCATCACGCAAGCATGTTGTTGCATGTGCCGCAGTTTGCAGGTCATGGAGAGAGATGTGCAGAGAGATTGTTATGAGTCCTGAGTTCTCTGGCAAGCTTACCTTTCCAGTCTCCCTTAAACAGGTGGGTTCTTGCTATGGATGTTCATCCCCAACTTTTGAATGAATAATGTTATGTGTGGCTTCTTAGATATTATTTTAGATGGCCATTCTACTTGTGTTCTAGAGATACTTTTGTGATAATGAAAAAGCCGCACGTTAAATCCTACCTTGCTGAAATTTTACAGCCTGGGCCTCGTGATGGAAGCATTCAGTGCTTCATCAAGCGGGACAAAGCCAACTTAAGTTACCACCTTTTTCTGTGCCTTAGTCCTGGTAAGTTTCTTTATTGGCATTTGGTTGGCACCATTTTACAGTTTCTGGAGTTTACATGGAATTGGCTTTTCACTGCAACTACAATTAGACTATCTTCCTGACTGAACTTGATCAGTTGTTGCACATCTTTTCATATTGATATTTGGTACTCTTTGTTACTGATTGTCGAAGAAACTTTCAATCATGTAAATTTGGTTCTAACCTGAGCATTTTAATGCACAACAATTGCTACAGTCTTACTTCTATGTTGGTTTTACTTAACATTTGATAGTGTTTTTGAATCAAGCTTCTTTTAAACATTTCCTTGAATGATGTTTCTGTTTTGTACTTTGTTTCTTGGTAAGCAATTTGGATGTCCTTTGGATTATCAAAATTCATGGGAAGGCAAGAAAGTGCCCCTAAATAGTTATGGATACTGCGGTTATGATACAATATTTAAGATAGGAAATCTCCTCTTAAGACTTGAATGCGCAGTGTATGTGACATGCGACCCTTTTATCTTCTAAATTGAGGACTTTGAATTTGTTGATTGAGAAAATATAAACCAGGCCCAACAGGATATTCCAATCAAATAAGAGGCTAGCAAATGGATGCTTCTGGAGTATGAGAAGAAAATTAATCTGCTAATATTGCAATAAAATCCCTTATATATATGAACCTGAAATTCCCTGCTTCTAACCAGCTTCATTAGCTGACCTTTTCAGCCTTTAGGTTTAGATGTTCGTTGATTTCATGAATGCTTTAACTTTTCTTAACAGATGATAATGTGCTGGAGAGGGATCTTTCCATGCATTAGTTCCTTATGATGGTGCTAAATCCTCCATAAGCAGTGAAAACCAATGCTGAAGTGAATGGGAGCCCAATGAAAATAGCTGGAAAGATGAGTATTAACTATATCACCCTTTCTAATAGAACTTCATGGACAGAAAAGCACTTGTACAGGCTCTTTGGATTCCTGTTGGCACCAAATCGATCAGAGTTTCTGAGCAAACTTGTgtcaaaattttcacttcagACCACCTTTGAAGGCCCCACGGGGATAGCACGTACTGATGAGGGGCTGTCTGTGGTATACACCTTCAATCCCTGATTAGATGGATATTGCTTCAGCTAAGTTCGTTGCGTAACCCTAACAGTGGCTATTGACTCACTGAACCTTGTCATAGCTACAGGTTTTGAATGCACGACTCCTATTCTGCCATTTTACCTAATTTAAGGCCATATCTTCTGTTAACCCATACACACGCATATCTTTTCTCAATGTGTAAACCTAAGTCACTTTTGGTTTCAACCTTGTCCAATGCCCACCCAACACCTCCTAGTCCACATGGGTGGACCCTCTTGACTATATGAAATTATGTCTTGAATGAAAGTAATTGTTGACAATAATCTGAGTCTCAGTACTACTTAGGTCTGTCTTTTAAGTGTGGTAACATTCATTTGAGTGTTAACATTACCACACTTTCATTTGAGTGTTAACGTCTCTCTGCTTTTCTTGTCTCTTTATGCGTCGGAAAATTGGAGTTATGGCATGTGTTAGACTGTATTATGTCCTCTTAATTCATCAACTTGAATTATTACTGGTGAGTTAAGGAAGAAATGTCTGACATGCATGATTAGGCCATATATGGCTTAATACACGAACAATGTGGATTGGCATTGACCAATCTTGACCTGATTTGATCTGGCCGATTGAGACCCATTCTATAAACCCTTGCACTGATATCTGTACAGCTTGCAAATTGGTTCAATATATACCcttgcagtttttttttaatccccaCTCAAGGAATTCTGCCTGGCTTATTGCTTTGCCTGCAGCTTTACTTGTCGAAAATGGGAAATTTCTTCTCTCTGCGAAGAGGAATCGGCGAACTACTTGCACAGAGTATATTATATCCATGGATGCTGATAATATATCAAGATCAAGCAGCACCTACATTGGGAAGCTGAGGTAACTAACTGAATAATTACAAAATCAGTTGCTTTGTTGATTTGATGTGATTGGGAGACATCTGTGCTTCTATGATATCTAGGTTCTTTTGATTATAGTGAAGTTTTATTTGCTTAAAAACACAACCTCTGTCCTGATACATCTTCATTGCAACTGTTGATCTTATTACAAGTTCTGAAATGGTTTGATCTGCATTCTTGTTTTGTGATTGTTTGCCATGGCTTCTCATTCTTGAATAATGATTTTCTGGAATGAAAATCCTTGGATTTGTATCCCAAGCTGTCACGTGGTACATTTAGGGAAAGGTTATCAGTTTAGGTctactttctttttcagtttctaGAATCTTTAAGAACCTTCATCTCATTTAATCTGCTATTTGTTTCAGGTCAAATTTCCTTGGCACAAAATTCATAATTTATGACACCCAACCTCCCTATAGTGGCGCCCATGTCTCCCCACCTGGCCGGACAAGCCGGAGGTTCTACTCCAAGAAAGTGTCCCCGAAGGTCCCAACAGGGAGCTATAACATTGCTCAGGTTACTTATGAGCTAAATGTACTGGGCACTCGTGGCCCACGTCGGATGCACTGCATGATGCACTCAATCCCTGCCTCAGCTCTTGGTGCTGGTGGATCTGTTCCAGGCCAGCCAGAGCTACTCCCTCCTCGTTCCCTTGAGGATACGTTTGGGAGCATCTCCTTCTCGAAGTCTATTGATCAGTCTGGTGAGTTCAGCAGTGCACGGTTCTCAGACATTGTTGGATCCCATGACAACGATGAAGACAACAAGGAGAGGCCATTGGTTCTCCGAAACAAGGCCCCAAGGTGGCATGAGCAGTTACAGTGTTGGTGCTTGAATTTCCGTGGGCGGGTAACAGTTGCCTCGGTTAAGAACTTCCAGCTGATTGCTGCTACACAGCCCGCAGCTGGTGCACCAACACCATCCCAGCCAGCACCACCGTCATCGGATCATGACAAGATCATCCTGCAGTTCGGCAAGGTTGGGAAGGACATGTTCACCATGGATTACCGCTACCCTTTGTCTGCGTTTCAAGCCTTTGCAATCTGCTTGAGCAGCTTTGACACCAAGTTGGCATGTGAATAggttaaaaaaagataaaatagcaGGTAATGGTGTTATCTACATATAGGAGGATAGGGTAATGGTTGTTAAATGTATCCAAAAGCTTTGTTAGAACTAGAATTCACTGTGACTGTTGCAGCACAATTACTGCTTACATTAGAAGGAAATCTTCATGgtagctttctttctttgttgttttctgttttctcctcccc is drawn from Telopea speciosissima isolate NSW1024214 ecotype Mountain lineage chromosome 1, Tspe_v1, whole genome shotgun sequence and contains these coding sequences:
- the LOC122665252 gene encoding tubby-like F-box protein 8 → MSFRSIVRDVKDSFGSLSRRSFEVRLSGHHRGKSQGSVHELHDQPVVIQHSRWATLPPELLRDVIKRLEASESTWPSRKHVVACAAVCRSWREMCREIVMSPEFSGKLTFPVSLKQPGPRDGSIQCFIKRDKANLSYHLFLCLSPALLVENGKFLLSAKRNRRTTCTEYIISMDADNISRSSSTYIGKLRSNFLGTKFIIYDTQPPYSGAHVSPPGRTSRRFYSKKVSPKVPTGSYNIAQVTYELNVLGTRGPRRMHCMMHSIPASALGAGGSVPGQPELLPPRSLEDTFGSISFSKSIDQSGEFSSARFSDIVGSHDNDEDNKERPLVLRNKAPRWHEQLQCWCLNFRGRVTVASVKNFQLIAATQPAAGAPTPSQPAPPSSDHDKIILQFGKVGKDMFTMDYRYPLSAFQAFAICLSSFDTKLACE